A window from bacterium encodes these proteins:
- a CDS encoding type II toxin-antitoxin system VapC family toxin — MNNIILDTNVLISIIDENDKWFKTTKEILTNLPENTNFIILDIVINESINVLAKRFESKNQPENFIVALSKMETVYFDKILWVSEYIKSYHFSIMTTLKEHKGLLNYNDSFIINYMLNNNLSDIFSYDEDFDLIPSIKRISNSQRKLTH, encoded by the coding sequence ATGAATAATATAATTCTTGACACAAATGTATTGATTTCCATTATTGATGAAAATGACAAATGGTTTAAAACCACAAAAGAAATTTTGACCAATTTACCTGAAAATACCAACTTCATTATTTTAGATATTGTTATTAATGAATCAATTAATGTTTTGGCTAAACGTTTTGAAAGTAAAAACCAACCAGAAAATTTTATAGTTGCCCTATCAAAAATGGAAACAGTTTATTTTGACAAAATTTTATGGGTAAGTGAATATATAAAATCATATCATTTTTCAATAATGACTACCTTAAAAGAACATAAGGGACTACTTAACTACAACGATTCTTTTATTATCAATTATATGCTTAATAATAATCTTTCAGATATTTTTTCATACGACGAAGACTTTGACTTAATACCGTCTATAAAAAGAATCAGCAATTCTCAGCGAAAATTAACGCATTGA